A window of Toxotes jaculatrix isolate fToxJac2 chromosome 11, fToxJac2.pri, whole genome shotgun sequence genomic DNA:
CTAATGCcaggaaattagaaaaaaaaaatggtgttgtgtttttaaaggtggATATATTTTGCTGGGCATGACACCCAAGTGTAAGTCTCAGTCCTCAGAGGCACCCTGAGTGTTGGAGACAACTGGCTCTGTGGAGTTTTCCATGACAAGCTTTTTTCCATGTAGGCTGCTGTTACAAACATTGAGAGGAAGTGCAGGGATTAAGGTGCTACGCTTGACTGTCAGCAGAATGGGACAAATGCATTGACAGATAAATTATAAAGCACTTGGCCAGCATAAGGtttgaattgtgtttttcattcatctgaAATACAGCCACAGACTTACAAGACCACATCTAAAAACACAGTAGACTAGAGGTTGAAACCTTTTACAATCAATCACTTTTCTGCCATAGACGCAACTTGATCTTAAAAGAGATTGAGACATtaattaaactgcatttttcaggCAATGAGCCTCAATCCCTATTTTAAGAACCACTGTAACAGTAAATTCCCctagctgcagagcaaacagtcCTTCATCCCAACCCCCCAAGCTTTCGTCCTCTGGTAGTTTACACAATGGCCAGGCCCTCCCTGTGGGGGAGAAATGAGTTACCCACCACTGCTTCTTCCATGCTCCCCCATGTCCTGCTGGGGTTAATCATCAGCCACAGCTGAGccgcttttgtttttctgatggCTGTACATTAGAGCATCTTTTATCTGAACAATAGACCTCATCTTAATAAAATTATAGCCTTGCTAACATACATCCTGACCTTTGTGACCAAGTTTCTGTGTAattgcattcatgtgtgtgcatgcagagcTTCACTGCATAACTCCCTCCCTTCCTGAGAAAATTTAACTAGACTCTTCTTTTGGTTTAGATTGTACCACACATGTTTTTCGGGGGTTGGCTAAAATGTGCTGTCTGTCTTACAGTCTCGTCTTCGGAAACAGGATGTAGGCCTGAAGTCTCACTTGCAACAGCTGGACCAACAGATCAGTGAGCTTAAGCTGGATGTTAGCAAGGCCtccacagagcagctggagAGTGACAGCAGGCCAAGTTCAGGTGTgtagggacacacacacacacacacacacacacagaaggttGTTTACCTTCTAGCAAATAATAAAGCACACACCCAACCTACCATCACATGATGTTAAATACTCATGTGTTTACTCATTGTTCCCGATCTCTCCAGGTTTTTATGAGCTCAGCGATGGCGGCTCCTGCTCCCTGTCTAACTCCTGCACCTCTGTGTACAGCGAATGTCTGTCAGCATCCCAGACAagccttcttctccttcccatGAGCCCTTCTAATTCCCACATTAGCCCTCCATCACAAGCTGATGTCTGCCGCCGACGTTCTGCTGATGAGAGCACTACCCAGCCCAACCCTCCACGAGCCACAGGCCTTCATCTGGGCAGCAGCAGGATCAGAGCAAGCACTACAGGCACTGAACAGGCACGACCAAGACCTGTGTCAACAGGTAACCACATCTCTCATCTCTAATTTACGTCTCCCATGTAGTAATGAGAACTTTTGTTACCGAGCAACTCAATTTATATTTTGCTGCATAATAACATGCAATGGATGAGTGATTTGAAAAgttaatcagtatttttttttgttttctatcagGTGATCTTGATAGGATGATGGCACAAGTACCAAATTACTACAAGTCTGTGGAAGCAAAGAAACCCTCAATGTGCCCAAATCTGAAGACCTCCATAGTGGACCCCAAGTTTCAGAGCAACCTGGTGTCCCGCAGTGGCACTGAAGTGTACCACTATCCCAGCCCCCTGCATGCTGTGGCTCTCCAGAGCCCAATCTTTTCCATTGGAGGCAACCCAGCCATACCTGGACTTTTAGAGGGCCAAGGACATCCAGTGAATGGTTCTGACTCCCTTCAAAGGGCACAAATGGGTTATGAGACCAAGACCCTGGGTTACATTGACAAACTCCTTCAGCGCAGCTTGAGCAAAATCGAGAGTGAAACAGGCACAGAgactctgcagacacacagtgattaCCACAGGAGGCCCACTGAAGTTTTAACTGTGTTTCCTGACGTGTCACagaaagaggtgtgtgtgctgcagcctCTTCCAGCTCACACCACTAACAACATCCCACTAGATAGCGACCAGAAAGGACGCTGCATGACATACTCCAGCCAAGAACCAGCTGGtaacacaaaccacaaacagtCAGTGAGAACTCAGGAGGTTTCACACCGGTACTCCTATCCTGTCGCTGCGAGGGAGTACAGCTCTGATGAGGTCACCACTTCATCCCTCAGGAAGAGTGATAAGCCCCAAGGAGAACATACAAGTGAAACAAGAAGCCATTCAGAGAAGAGATGTGGGGATAATACTGAGCCAAGGCCACAAGAGAGGAAGGGCCATAGACAAAGACTGGTGACGGCCCACAGCTCCAGCACAGAGGAGAGTCAAGGCTTCGAGGTCCATGCTGGTCACACAGCTTCCCCTGAGTTCGTCCATGCCAAATTCGTCCCTGCCGGTTCTCAGAAGGTCAAGGTGCGACAGGCAGACCGTAAAACCAAAGCCGTGAAACTGAGAAGAAAAGGCAGCGATAAGCCTCGGGCAATGAGGCAGCAACATGGATACTCCTCTGGGGAAAGGACCAGAGAGGCCAGTAGTGGAACCAAGGGGGAGCAGAAAAGGTCTGGAAAGGGAAAAGTGACCCAGAAATTTACCACCTGTCACACAGAGGAGCGTAGACAGGGATCAGGCTCGGACTCCAGCCACTGTAGCCCAGGAGCCATGTACACCCACAAGGTCCATCCTAATCCCGTCCCTGCTGTTACAAAATCCAGCAAAAACCGAAGACCACAATGCATGGAGTATGAGCAGCCTGTAgaccagaggaagaggaggcaggggGCTGCCAAGTGGCCATCAGACGCAGAGATGTTCCAGTCCTCATGTTCTCAGCGTCAAAGGTCAAAAGAACTCCGTGTTCAGGCACCACAGATGGTCCGCAGTATGAGTGCTAAGCCAGGCCAATGGATCAGACCCCCTCACCCCTTCCAGTCCTCCATGTCCTCTAACTCCTTCCTCCACAGTCTTAATGCCAGATACCCTCCAGCACCTTTCCACATGTCCAGCCACTACCCACCCAGATGTGAGTCGGAGTATTCAGCTGAATGCGCCTCTCTGTTTCACTCCACCATCGCTGAGAGCAGCGAGGGGGAGATGAGTGATAACACCACCAACCGCTTTGGAGATAGCGAGTCCAGCCAGAGCTTCCAGTCCTTCTCGGACTCCGACAGCAGCCTGTCCCTGGACGAGGAGGACCAGGTGATCGGTCACGAGGAGGAGGGAGGTCTGGTGTGGGCTGAGGCCGCCCTGGGGCCCACCGCTGCCGGAAGGCCCCTTCAGCAGCTCCCACGCCCTGAGCCATCAGCCTGCAGGATCAAAGCTTCCCGAGCCCTGAAGAAGAAGATTCGTCGGTTCCAGCCTGCCTCCCTGAAGGTCATGACCCTGGTCTAGCGGCTGTTAGGGAAAACTGCTCAGTCTCacccatgtttttttctttagcacaGCACCCTTAATCATCACTGAGAAGCAGTCATTAAACTGGACTGCATTTGTGcactgattgtttgttttttaaaactaaaaaatgttAAGAATTTACAGTGGTTGAACCTGAAAATGGTCTACAAAATGGTGCATTGTATTAAAAGCATGTGTAACACAATTATTACACTTACACTTaatttgtaaatatttatgtTGTTGTAATGAAAGTTTCTCATGACATATGGCTGCATTTGACAGTTTCATTGAGATTTCTGTCATATAATTGTTTGTATCTGAGAAATAAAACCAATCTTTTTACATTTCCTATTGCATATAATTGTTTATCTTCTGTTAATTTCTTATATTTGCTCATTGACTATAATGATCCACAATTCTCTCATTGGAATAAAgagatatttaatatatattgGGATAGTTTGAATTTTTAAGCATTCTCCACTTTTCTCTTATATTTAGACACCAAACGATATCACTTCGTGTGCTCTATAAAGTGATAGGGCTAAGTTCAGCTGTGGTATTAATAGCACCCAATGTTTCTTCATCAGTGACTGGGCAATGTTGGTAACATCTCATCTGCCAACTTCTGTTTATctcacatgtaaaaaaaaaaaaaaaaaaaatctcctcttAATCTTTTCAGATGTCCCACCGAGTCTGACCAGTTTAGCTCAGTTCGTAGTGACAGCTCTTTATCTGGTTTCCTGATTCTGCCCAGCTGTTGGTTTAATAAGTTGCGACTTCAACAGTCAACCCAGACAGTCATGTTTAATTAGAGGGTGAAACCTATCAGCCTCAGACATTTAAATGTGAGTAAACATACTTGCACTGAAGTTCTAAAAGACACAGTCAGACTCCTACAGTTTCACAAACAGACACTAAGATGGTGATGGCAGAAGACGCTCAGGTTTCTGAGGAGAGACCTGAGGTTTTTAAACAGTTGGTGTATAAGGCAAGGGGCACATGGGATTAAGCAGGAATGACAGATGATAAGAGGCTCCTCACTTCTGGGCTGTCATGAGGAGATTAGGCAGTGGGCAGCTGCACAGAGTTGCTCAAtaatctcatttccaaaatctGCCTCGGTATCTTTCCATTAAAATTCTTTCAAAGACAGGGTGAGCGAAAGGGCACTGATGAAGGTAAGTAGTCCAGTGACTGGCCTTCCAAACATTAGCCCTCTCTCCCATGGTTATACGTAATAATATTTTCTCCCATCAGGCAGCCACTGTGACCTTAAAGTTCCCAACTAAGAAGCTTAACAGGGCtgacaaacattttcagcatttcatcAAATTTTACTTTGAAGTTGTGTTCCCTGCAGATCCAATCACTGTGGAGACCATTATTTGTAAGACCCATGAATCATTCATTTAGCAAgactctctctcattctcctgtCAACAataaatgttcagtttgctttcaAAGAAGAAAAGGCATCGttctttaaataaaagtaaCTCACTTGAGGGCATGTGTTAATTCAGCAGCATTCTTTTCTCTATTCATCAAACACAAGACAGGTCAGGGCAAAAAAGACAGGGCAAAAACCCAATGCACATCAAAGATAGCATTTTAATTTTAGTAAGTTGCCACAATTGAATCTACTTATTAGGATTTGTACACCGAGTTGAACTTTGTCCTCTCCATAAGAGCGACAGCGAGAGGTCGGTGGGAttagtgctgctgttttcaacCCAGCTCAGAGGGGGCATGACAGGCCCTGGACTTGTCTTTGATGTTGTGTATAGCAGCACGGCGTCTGCTTGACCTTGTGTGCTTGCTGATCTTTCCAGCTGTAGAGTTGGCTCATCTCTAAGGGCACATCTCACCACAATAGAGAGGTCAGGGACCTTCTTGTTCCCTCGCCGTCTCTGGacttgtctttctttgtgtttctctatGCTCAGCATGTCTGTCGTTTAAGTTCCTTTGACTCATTGCTTTAGTCTGCTCTAAGAGGGTAAGTCCACCTGCCCACTGCAAGAACCCTTCCTGCTAAAGTTTGGtcttaaaataaatacacaaggcGCTTTTTGCAGAATCAGTGCCTTAACTACATATTGTAATTGGATGCTGATTCAAAATAATTTGGTTTGAGAGTGAAACCTCTGGGGATCATATGTggagcaggtgtacaggtgcaCACCAGCAAATAGGATTGGGTCATGATATATAGGGTATAAAGCTGAGTGCGGGGAGGGGCGGGGGGTGTTACCGTTACACAGCTTTATAAAATGTTCCCTATGGATGGCTGTCAAGTCATACTAAAAAGTCAACAGATGTCGTGTGGGATCTCCTTACACAGACTGTGGTTCAagtgctctgactctgacatcATTTACATGAGAACACATGAGCAAACGGTCTCATGTAAACAAGATCATATCATCCACACCTGCTGATAAACGGTCATAACTGAGTTCTTTTATCCATAACAAAGAAAGAAtcataatcagtgtttttttcacGTCTACAAATCCGTGAATACAGttgtattttactgtttgtttgttttttttactttaaccaTAGTCTGGATAGGCAAAGCAGAGCAATGAAGGTACTGAAAGTGAATAGTTTGACAGGCGAAAACACACAGATTATTGACTTCACTGTCGCACCCAGCTTTCCTCACACGCACTTTCTAAATTAAAGTCTGCAGAAGAACATGCTTGTCAATGTCCACTGAGATATAAATAGGTCCAAGTGTCGCACCAAACTACTCTGAGTACTGGGACAGGTAAAGGCTGAGGTAATGTGGAGAGCGCATGCTACTGAGCTGCTTTGGACAGTGATCTTATTACACATCAGATCAACGCACCTCTCTTCTGCTAACACGCATCTTATTTCATGAACAGCCATTTTATTCAGATCTCTGAACTAATACAAAAAATGTATCAAATCCAGCATTGTTCAGTAGATTTAACAATTCTATCacattgtgacattttaaacaagaaaaacattgcAAACAAATGcaagagagagcagaaagaggagTAAGAACAACAGGGGGTGTGCCACAGACAGGTACTAATTAAACTTTGACTTGGTTCACATTAGGTCACAGTTGGAGGAGGGGTTCTCCTCTTGCATGTTCGTGAGGTAATCCCAAAACCCAACACACACCAGCCCTTCCCAGTCTGTCTCCACGCTCGAAATACATGATACTCCATCAAGCTGTCTGCGTTTTCTCTCCTCATCACAGTTAATTCAGTGTGTCAACTGGAGCATGCagtagtttttttccccctttaacTGGCAATGGCGTAGTTGTCCTACAGCATCTGGTCTGTGTGACTTTACCTTGTAGCCTTAAATGTTTTTAAGTGGATAGACTTGAGGCCATGTTGCTTTCACTGATGGGAAAACTAGAGAGTGGGTGTCGGGCTTCGGATATAAGATGTGGATTTGGTATGTTGACAAGTGGGAGCTCAGAAACTCATTAC
This region includes:
- the dact2 gene encoding dapper homolog 2, translating into MLSRKGSCAGMMSAAAGVDRSRVGERLQAALAGLQELHLLKDRQSDMVSWALRMDREEPVTSVHPGPEGPKTMMGAEEQRLEATLTALKQQLSRLRKQDVGLKSHLQQLDQQISELKLDVSKASTEQLESDSRPSSGFYELSDGGSCSLSNSCTSVYSECLSASQTSLLLLPMSPSNSHISPPSQADVCRRRSADESTTQPNPPRATGLHLGSSRIRASTTGTEQARPRPVSTGDLDRMMAQVPNYYKSVEAKKPSMCPNLKTSIVDPKFQSNLVSRSGTEVYHYPSPLHAVALQSPIFSIGGNPAIPGLLEGQGHPVNGSDSLQRAQMGYETKTLGYIDKLLQRSLSKIESETGTETLQTHSDYHRRPTEVLTVFPDVSQKEVCVLQPLPAHTTNNIPLDSDQKGRCMTYSSQEPAGNTNHKQSVRTQEVSHRYSYPVAAREYSSDEVTTSSLRKSDKPQGEHTSETRSHSEKRCGDNTEPRPQERKGHRQRLVTAHSSSTEESQGFEVHAGHTASPEFVHAKFVPAGSQKVKVRQADRKTKAVKLRRKGSDKPRAMRQQHGYSSGERTREASSGTKGEQKRSGKGKVTQKFTTCHTEERRQGSGSDSSHCSPGAMYTHKVHPNPVPAVTKSSKNRRPQCMEYEQPVDQRKRRQGAAKWPSDAEMFQSSCSQRQRSKELRVQAPQMVRSMSAKPGQWIRPPHPFQSSMSSNSFLHSLNARYPPAPFHMSSHYPPRCESEYSAECASLFHSTIAESSEGEMSDNTTNRFGDSESSQSFQSFSDSDSSLSLDEEDQVIGHEEEGGLVWAEAALGPTAAGRPLQQLPRPEPSACRIKASRALKKKIRRFQPASLKVMTLV